In Arachis hypogaea cultivar Tifrunner chromosome 2, arahy.Tifrunner.gnm2.J5K5, whole genome shotgun sequence, a genomic segment contains:
- the LOC112744643 gene encoding probable 2-oxoglutarate-dependent dioxygenase AOP1: protein MGSQTQFNNSHPSLPLIDFTTENLNPGSDSWVSTCQVVRTALGDHGGFLALYDEVDSEVYDSVYSAMEQLFDLPIETKRKSTTEKPIFSYSGQLSRIPLYESVGIVDPLSVDQCRKFTHVMWPQGNDHFCKSVHSYAKQLQGLDHVVKRMLFESYGLENKKLECLLDSTDYVLRSYKYRTPKVGESNLGVAPHSDTAFLTILNQKVEGLGVKLKNGEWFEVGVSSSLYLVMGGDALQVWSNDRIPACEHRVLVNSKIDRYSTGLLSYVNNIMEPQEELVDEENPLCYKPFDHYGYLRFFLSEEALKSTSRIKAYCGI from the exons ATGGGATCCCAAACACAGTTTAATAATTCTCATCCCTCGTTACCACTAATAGACTTCACAACCGAAAATCTGAACCCTGGTAGTGACTCTTGGGTTTCAACATGCCAAGTTGTGCGTACAGCGCTTGGCGATCATGGTGGTTTTCTCGCACTGTATGACGAAGTTGATTCAGAGGTTTATGACTCTGTTTACTCTGCAATGGAACAACTGTTTGATCTTCCAATTGAAACTAAAAGGAAGAGCACCACTGAGAAGCCTATATTTAGTTATTCTGGTCAACTCTCTAGAATACCCTTGTATGAATCTGTGGGTATCGTGGATCCGCTCAGCGTAGATCAGTGTCGAAAGTTTACCCATGTTATGTGGCCTCAAGGGAATGATCATTTCTG CAAAAGTGTCCATTCCTATGCAAAGCAATTACAAGGACTAGACCACGTTGTGAAAAGAATGTTGTTTGAAAGCTATGGACTGGAGAACAAGAAATTAGAATGTTTACTGGATTCAACTGATTATGTGCTCAGAAGTTACAAGTACAGAACACCAAAAGTTGGTGAAAGCAACTTGGGAGTGGCTCCTCATTCAGACACAGCTTTCCTAACGATACTAAATCAGAAGGTAGAAGGCTTGGGGGTTAAGCTCAAGAATGGGGAATGGTTTGAAGTTGGTGTTTCATCCTCTTTGTATTTGGTTATGGGTGGTGATGCATTGCAG GTGTGGAGTAATGACAGAATACCTGCTTGTGAACACCGTGTCTTGGTAAACTCAAAGATAGATAGATACTCTACGGGGCTGCTTTCATATGTTAATAACATAATGGAACCACAAGAGGAGCTTGTGGATGAGGAAAACCCTCTTTGTTACAAGCCTTTTGACCATTACGGGTACCTCCGTTTCTTTCTCTCAGAAGAAGCTCTGAAATCTACTTCACGTATTAAAGCATATTGTGGAATCTAA